The Trichocoleus desertorum ATA4-8-CV12 genome includes the window CGATCGAAAAGTTGAATGAGGCGATCGCGGGCTCTGCAATTTCTGCAATCAATTTTCAATTGCTAACCTGGTGAATCAAGCTTTAGCGGAGGTAGTTGGCTTCTGCTTCTAGCATCCGAACTAAGTTCTCGTCACCGTTGGCTCTAGCAACTTCTAGGCGGCGTTGCAGGTTTCTCCGCATGTTTTCGCGATGAGCTTGAGTGGTTTGCGTGATGGCTTCTTGGCGATTTCTGTTCATGACGGACTTTTTTTTCTGGGTACTTATGCATTTTACTAAATTCTAACCTAGCATTTCTGCTTCAGAGTCTGTAAAGTCTGTTACTAAAATTTCAAAATCGTTTCGGTGTTGTTTACATACCCTAAACAATCGGTGTTGGTGTTGGGACGGGAGCTGATTGGAATCCCGGTGGAGATTGCGGGTCTTTGTGATGCGGCGATCGCGATTCCGCAGTTTGGTATGGTGGAGTCTTTGAATGTGCAGACTGCGGCGGCGATCGCGATTTATGAGTATGGGCGGCAGTATCCTTTAACGGAGGTTGATTGACTCTAAAAATCCGAGCCTTGGGGGCACTCGCCCCCAAACCCCCGCTGAGGGACGGTTGCGTCCCCCAGACCCCCTCCAAACGAGTTTAACTGTGGGTGTTTCGAGTCCTGGATTAGCTGTTAGCTGACTCCTGGCTTCCGACTTCTAACTCCTTTTTCCTCATCCTTCATCCCTCATCCTTCATCCCTCATCCTTCATCCCTCATCCTTCATCCCTCATCCCTCCCCCTTACCTCTCCTCAACACTTCTATATGGCACAACATCTAGTGACTCTTTTAACTGATTTTGGGTTGAGTGATGTCTATGTGGGGGTGATGAAGGGGGTGATTGCTGGGATTAGTCCTGGGGTGCGGGTGATTGATTTGACTCATGAGGTTCCGCCTCAGGATGTGGTGGCGGCTCGGTTTTGTTTGCTGAATGCTTATCCTTATTTTCCGCTGGGGACGGTGCATGTGGCGGTGGTTGATCCGGGGGTGGGGAGTGTGCGTCGGGCGATCGCGGTTGGGCTGGAGGAGGGGTTTTTGGTGGGGCCAGATAATGGGTTGTTTGGTGGGGTGTTGAGTCGGCATACGGCGATCGCGGCGGTGGAGTTGACCAATGCTCAATTTTGGCGATCGGGGCAACCCAGTTCGACGTTTCATGGTCGCGATATTTTTGCGCCTGTGGCGGCGCATTTGGCATCGGGGGTGGCGTTGCAGGAGCTGGGGCCAGCCATTGATCTGCAAAGCTTGGTGCAGTTGCCGTTTCCGAGTTGTCGGTCAGTAGGAAACAGGATTTGGGGTTGTGTGCAATATTGCGATCGCTTTGGCAATTTGATTACCAATATTCCTGCGAGTGCAGTTATGGGAAAAGCTTGGACGGTGGTGGTAGGCGACCGAGAAATTGTGGCAGTGTCTAGCTACAGCGATCGCCCTTCTGGAGAGTTGTTAGCGTTGGTGGGGAGTCATGGCTGGGTGGAAGTGGCGGTGAATGGTGGCAGCGCTCAGGCGCGTTTGCAGTTGGGTTATGACGATGCGGTGGAGGTTGTATTCGATACAGATATTTCTGGAAGCCGCTAGGACAAAATTGCTTGCAGACCCTTTACTAATCGCTCAATCCCGGCGGCGGCTGTCTCCTTTTGCAAAGCGCCATAGCCCACGCGGAGATAACAGCCTGTTGTCATGCCAAAGGTATCCCCCGGAAGGACGGCTACTTGATGTTCGCGAATCAGCCGTTCGATGAGTTCCATCACTGGTATCTCAGTCTGAACTTTGAGGAAAAAGTAGAAGGCTCCGTCGGCAGGTGCAACGGTACATACATCGTTAAGCCGCTTGAGGGCGCTGAGAACAAGGTGGCGAACTTCTGCGATCGCTGGAAGATATGCTTGGCAATAGGAGAAACCTGTCTGTAAAGCTCCTAGAGCAGCGTATTGGGAGATCACAGGTGGACAGATCAGAATAGTATCCTGAATCTTTTTGATCGGCACCGAGAGATGGTCTGGAATGACCATGTAGCCAATGCGCCAACTAGCAAAACCATAGGCTTTTGAGAGGCTAAAGAGAGAAATGGTATGGCTGCTACTGCCTAAAAAGGAGCCAGGAGAGATATGCGGTACGCCGTTGTAGGTGAAGTACTCATAGGCTTCGTCGCTGATGTGATAGATACCGCGATCGCGACAGAGCTGATTCACTGCTCGTAAAGCTGCTTCTGGATAAACCACACCCGTGGGATTATTTGGAGAAATAGTAACCACCGCACGAGTCCGCTCTGTGATGGCTTGAGCGATCGCCTCTGGACGCAACTGGTAATTCTCATCTGTGGGTACAAACACAGGACGACAACCTGCGATCGTAATCGCCATCTCGTGGTTGAAGTAATAAGGTGTTTGCAAAATAATTTCATCACCTACCGAGGTAAT containing:
- a CDS encoding SAM-dependent chlorinase/fluorinase; its protein translation is MAQHLVTLLTDFGLSDVYVGVMKGVIAGISPGVRVIDLTHEVPPQDVVAARFCLLNAYPYFPLGTVHVAVVDPGVGSVRRAIAVGLEEGFLVGPDNGLFGGVLSRHTAIAAVELTNAQFWRSGQPSSTFHGRDIFAPVAAHLASGVALQELGPAIDLQSLVQLPFPSCRSVGNRIWGCVQYCDRFGNLITNIPASAVMGKAWTVVVGDREIVAVSSYSDRPSGELLALVGSHGWVEVAVNGGSAQARLQLGYDDAVEVVFDTDISGSR
- a CDS encoding pyridoxal phosphate-dependent aminotransferase, with translation MENLISRMQTVQSPIIPIVGELIRQHPGTISLGQGVVYYGPPPEAIAQIPQFLADPANHLYKANEGIPPLLEAIAGKLQGFNGIEVNQQSSVFVTAGSNMAFMHAILAITSVGDEIILQTPYYFNHEMAITIAGCRPVFVPTDENYQLRPEAIAQAITERTRAVVTISPNNPTGVVYPEAALRAVNQLCRDRGIYHISDEAYEYFTYNGVPHISPGSFLGSSSHTISLFSLSKAYGFASWRIGYMVIPDHLSVPIKKIQDTILICPPVISQYAALGALQTGFSYCQAYLPAIAEVRHLVLSALKRLNDVCTVAPADGAFYFFLKVQTEIPVMELIERLIREHQVAVLPGDTFGMTTGCYLRVGYGALQKETAAAGIERLVKGLQAILS